TTCCAAGCATGGCAAGATGGTTTAAAACACTCTGAAGATGCAAATGCATTTGCAACGGAATCAGTACGTGCAAACTTCTGGGATACATTGTACTGGGGCGGCGGTGCTTCAGCTTACGAATGGGCTGAAAAAGGTTACGATGTAGTTATCTCTAACCCAGATTACGTTTACATGGACTTCCCATACGAAGTCGATGCAAAAGAGCGTGGTTACTACTGGGCAACTCGTGCAACAGATACTCGTAAGATGTTCGGTTTTGCACCAGAAAACTTACCTCAAAATGCGGAAACATCAGTTGACCGTGACGGTAATGGCTTTGAAAGTGCGGGCACAGTATCACCTAAGAAACCTTTCTATGGTCTATCTGCTCAACTTTGGTCTGAAACCGTACGTACTGATGAGCAATATGAATACATGGTGTTCCCACGTGTTATCGCCGCGGCTGAGCGTGCATGGCATGAAGCATCTTGGGAAAATGAATACAAAGCGGGTGTTAAGTACTCTCTACAAACAAACCTAGTAGATAAGAAAGCACAATTAGCTGATTGGACTAAGTTTGCAAACACAATGGGTCAACGTGAGTTAGCTAAACTTGAAAGAGCGGGTATTGATTACCGTCTACCTATCCCAGGTGCAGAAGTTGTGAACGGTGAGCTAAGCATGAACATTTCATTCCCAGGTGTAACGCTACAATACTCTGTAGATGGCGGTAAAACATGGGCTGAATACGACAATGCAAACAAACCAAAAGTAACTGGTGACGTTCAAATTCGTTCAGCATCATTTACTGGTGAGCGTGTTAGCCGTGTAACTAGCGTTAAGTAATTTACGTTAGAAACATAAATTCAGTCATTAAATAATCAAACGGCACTTCTATTATAGAAGTGCCGTTTTTTTATTGGCTTATATAAACAGATTAACTCTCTGGCATCCATGTTTGTTCTGAAACGACTTTTTGGTTTTTAAAAGTTAATTGTTCCACTTTGTCACCATGATTGTTCCAGTGGGTGACTGAGCCATCTTTGATTTTTCCATCGTCGTAATTGGCTTGAGTGGCTTTTTTACCATTAGCGTAGTAGCTGGTGTATAGGCCATCTTTTTGGCCATCATCGTAATTAACGGTTAGATTTTTTTCGCCATTGTCATACCAACGTGTTGCTTGGCCATCTAACTGATTATTTTTATACGTGAATTCTGTTTTTTTCTGACCATTCACGTACCAAGTTTGCATTAAACCATCAAGCTTGCCGTCTTTATAATTAAGTTTCGAAGCCATTTGTCCATTTGGATACCAATTACTTTCTGTACCAATCTCAACGCCATCTTTGAATTGAGCTTTTGTTGAGATTTGTCCATTATCGTATTTTTGAACAAATTTCCCTGTAGTAAGGTGTCTCTTGGTTTACTTGATAGGCAATGCCATTACGCATTTGTAAGTAATCAACAGAATCACTTTGTGTTGTTGTACCTGCATAACTAACACCAGATACAGCACTTAGAGCAAATAGAACAGGAATATATTTTTTCATTGTGACACCTCATTTATTAGCAAACAGTGTTTAGCGCTGTTGTTTTAATTTCATCTTTTATTACTTTCGTTACTGAACTAGAAAGTAAGTAAGATTTAATATTCCACTAATTTTTATTAATGTCAGTACCAAATTTGGTAGTCATACTTTGCATTTATGAGGTGTGATTTTAGGGAACTTTTCGTGCTTCTTGATGTAGCTTCTAATGGTTTTGTTTTACAAATTCGAGAAAAGTTCTATCAGCTTTAGACAAATAACCATTCTTTCTCCATGCAATGGATATATCTAAATAGATAGGCTCACTAAATGGAATAGAAACAATATCAGGCTCATTTTCGGTAGCTAATTCTAGTAATGCACTAATGGCAAAGTCACGCTTTACAATTTTCATAATCACTGCTAATAGGTTGGTTTCAAAAGAAAAGTTTGCAGTTAGTCCCTCTTGTTTACAGATGGCATCCAGTTTTTCTCGATGAAAGTAGCCTTGCTTGAACATGACTAATTCTTGAGAGAAAAACTCTGAAAAAGTGAGTGATTTTTTATCAGCAAATTCATGTTCATTACTTACAACTGCAACCATTTGGGAGCGAAGTAAGTGGTCAGAATCCAGTTCATTCGGTAGGTTTTTTATTTGTGTAATCCCAAGATCAATTTCACCATCAAGCAGCATTTTTTGTATTGATTGAGCACCAGCATCAACAATGGTGAGTTTTAATTTTGGATAACGACTTTTAAATGCCATTAAAACATCTGGGAAATAATAGGTCCCCATAATACTTGGAACACCTAATCTAACTTCCCCTTTCTCTAAACCTCGTAATTCTTTCATCGCCAGTGTGGCGTCGTCCAATTGTTGTAGGATTTGCTTTGCATGAGTTAGTAATACTTCGCCTTCATGAGTCAGTATCATTTTTCTCTCATCTCTACGAAATAGTTCTAGTTCTAGTTGGTTCTCTAGTTTTTTTATTGCAACACTTAAGGCAGGTTGAGCTATGTGTAGAGCGCGAGCGGCGTGTGTCATGTTTTTGTGCTCAGCAATAGAAACAAAATAAGTAAGAAGTCGAGTATCCATGTGATAACTAAATGCTATTGAAATGATAATTATAATATATTTTCACTATTCAAATGGAGTTGCTACAGTTTTAGTACAGTTTTCTAATGGCGATCACTAAGATGATTGAGTTTAAAAGTAAGGCCTATTATCAAGTAAGTGCAGCTCTTGCATTTGGGTCTTTTATTGTATTTTGTAATTTATATTTGTTTCAGCCAATGCTACCTGTTCTTGCTGAGCACTTTTCTGTATCTGCCACGAAAATCAATTGGTTGCTAGCTGCTGGAACATTTACGTTAGCCTTTATGCTTTTGCCTTGGGCTATTGTCTCTGATTTTATTGGTCGTCGTAATGTGATGTTATTAAGTCTATTTTTATTACCAGCAATAGGCTTATTGTCGCTATTTACAGATAGCTTAACCGTATTAATTGTGAGTCGAGCCATAATGGGGATGGCTCTAGCTGGGTTTACAGCTGTAGCGGTTGCTTATATGGCTGAAGCATTTACAGCAAAAGCGTTCAGTTATGCGATCGGTGCTTATATTAGTGCAAACTCATTAGGTGGTATTTCAGGGCGGTTGTTTGGAGGGATTATTACGGATCATTTTGATTGGCAAACTGCCGTGATATTCATGGCTAGTGTCAGTTTTATTGGTGCGATGCTTGTTGCATTTGTATTACCAAAAGAGAGTAAAATCCATGAAGATAAAATGGAATTATCTTCTTATTATCGAGTGATAGTGCAACACTTAAGAAACCGACGTCTCTTTCTTGCTATGGTTATTGGCGGGGTGAATTTTGCTTTATTTGTAAACCTTTATTCTGTTACTGGCTTTCGACTAATTGCTGAGCCTTACTCTTTACCTTTAAGCGTTACTTCTATGATTTTTCTTTGTTATTTATCCGGAACGGTAAGCTCTAGGTTAGTGGGTTTATGGAGTCAACGTTTTAGTTCTGTATTTGGTATGTTCGTAGGGACATTCATTAGCTTAATTGGAATGCTTATTACGACAAGCGATTCACTAATTATAATAGTGATTGGTTTAAATGTATTAAGCTTTGGAGCGTTTTTTACTCATTCATTAGCTTATGGTTGGGTGAGTCAGCAAGCAGAAACTGCTAAATCTACGGCGACAGCTTTGTATTTGGTGCATTATTATGTCAGTGGTAGTTTAGGTGGTTTTTATTTGATGTTTTGTTGGCAGCATGGAGGGTGGAATACAGTAATGCTTGGAGCGAGTTTCCTATATATGATTATTTTTGCTTTATGTTGGCGTTTAAATCACTACGCCCAAGCTAAAGTGGCTTGGGCGTAGAAAAGGTCAATATAGCCTAGTAATAAAAACCTGAGTTAAAGGTTTTCAAATACTTTAAATCCATTCTTTCCTGAACGTTTAATGTCATACATTGCAGCATCAGCGTTGTGCATTAAGTCATTAATAGAACGACCATGTTCAGGGAAGAAAGCGATACCAATACTTGTGCTTAGTTGGTATGGAATATCTTCAAGCATCAATGGTGCATTACTGCTTTCTAAAAACTCCTCAACAAGAGCAAATATTGCTTCTTCATCAATAATCGTATGAATAAGCACGGCAAATTCATCACCACCTAATCGAGCAACATAGCTATTTTCTGCGAAAGTACTGTATAGATTTCGAGCTACTGCTTTTAATGCTAAATCACCTGCACTGTGGCCAAAGTTGTCATTGAGATCTTTAAATCCATCTAAATCAATGTAGATCAGAGCTAATTTAGTTTCATTTTTTCGTGCTTTTTGCATTTTCCAATGAAACAGTTTTTTAAAGTATCCACGGTTGATTAGGCCTGTCAGGCTATCGTGGTGAGCCAGTTTTTTTATTTCGTTATGGTCAATTTTTTTCTTCAGTTGTAATTGAGTAATAACCAACGATACAACAAAAGAAAGTAGAATAAAGCATCCAATTAGAGTCACTTCACCGCTTGAGATTCGCTCAATTGACCACTTAGGGTAATTAGGAACAAAAGTGATCAATCGCCAACATGAGTCCGTTTTCACAATTTTAACTGATTTCACTGAATCTAAATTTTTAGGGTAAGCGAAGACGGAATCGAACGTTAAAATACCTGAACCAATTTCATATTGACCTTTAGATTCTTTCTCGATACAAGAATAAGTTATTGGATAAATTTCTGGGTATGTTTTACTTTTGTCATCACTAAACATGAAAGCAAATTCGAGATCGGGTCTCTTATCATAAAATAAAAAGTAATTATTACTGTTTATTAGCATGTGATGGTTTCTTTTATCCAAAGAAAATAGTTTTAGACCATCTAATAAATGCGCTGCAAGGTAATTTAATATAACGATACCTCTTTTATTTCCCTGATCATCATATACAGGCGTAGCTAGACGAATCATAGGTTTATAAGGTTCTTCGATTTCACCATGCTCAATATTTAAATCTAAAATAGAAACGTAAATATCCCCATCATTTAAAGATAAGCTGTCTTGAAAATAATAACGGTTAAATTTATTTTGTAATTCATTACCAGCAACAACACTTGGAATACCATTATTATAGTTAATACGAATGAGCTCATTGCCTTCAAGATCAAGGTATCTTAATTGATCATAAAGTCCTTTACGTAA
The window above is part of the Aliivibrio fischeri ATCC 7744 = JCM 18803 = DSM 507 genome. Proteins encoded here:
- a CDS encoding sensor domain-containing diguanylate cyclase is translated as MLNILLFSVFYFYKFSQNQIEISKIKSEQSALISAQKKYIAMTLNSIGQDLLLLSDFIEINKAYQKHERKLIKLAEMNTLALSLRKGLYDQLRYLDLEGNELIRINYNNGIPSVVAGNELQNKFNRYYFQDSLSLNDGDIYVSILDLNIEHGEIEEPYKPMIRLATPVYDDQGNKRGIVILNYLAAHLLDGLKLFSLDKRNHHMLINSNNYFLFYDKRPDLEFAFMFSDDKSKTYPEIYPITYSCIEKESKGQYEIGSGILTFDSVFAYPKNLDSVKSVKIVKTDSCWRLITFVPNYPKWSIERISSGEVTLIGCFILLSFVVSLVITQLQLKKKIDHNEIKKLAHHDSLTGLINRGYFKKLFHWKMQKARKNETKLALIYIDLDGFKDLNDNFGHSAGDLALKAVARNLYSTFAENSYVARLGGDEFAVLIHTIIDEEAIFALVEEFLESSNAPLMLEDIPYQLSTSIGIAFFPEHGRSINDLMHNADAAMYDIKRSGKNGFKVFENL
- a CDS encoding LysR family transcriptional regulator, which produces MDTRLLTYFVSIAEHKNMTHAARALHIAQPALSVAIKKLENQLELELFRRDERKMILTHEGEVLLTHAKQILQQLDDATLAMKELRGLEKGEVRLGVPSIMGTYYFPDVLMAFKSRYPKLKLTIVDAGAQSIQKMLLDGEIDLGITQIKNLPNELDSDHLLRSQMVAVVSNEHEFADKKSLTFSEFFSQELVMFKQGYFHREKLDAICKQEGLTANFSFETNLLAVIMKIVKRDFAISALLELATENEPDIVSIPFSEPIYLDISIAWRKNGYLSKADRTFLEFVKQNH
- a CDS encoding MFS transporter, which translates into the protein MIEFKSKAYYQVSAALAFGSFIVFCNLYLFQPMLPVLAEHFSVSATKINWLLAAGTFTLAFMLLPWAIVSDFIGRRNVMLLSLFLLPAIGLLSLFTDSLTVLIVSRAIMGMALAGFTAVAVAYMAEAFTAKAFSYAIGAYISANSLGGISGRLFGGIITDHFDWQTAVIFMASVSFIGAMLVAFVLPKESKIHEDKMELSSYYRVIVQHLRNRRLFLAMVIGGVNFALFVNLYSVTGFRLIAEPYSLPLSVTSMIFLCYLSGTVSSRLVGLWSQRFSSVFGMFVGTFISLIGMLITTSDSLIIIVIGLNVLSFGAFFTHSLAYGWVSQQAETAKSTATALYLVHYYVSGSLGGFYLMFCWQHGGWNTVMLGASFLYMIIFALCWRLNHYAQAKVAWA